Genomic DNA from Pelosinus sp. UFO1:
GCTTTGGGCATTCTGGTTGTATTATTATTATAATTATCCTCTTGTTATTATTCTGCTGCAATGAAGACTCTTCCACTTGTTGTTGATTTTCCTAAACTAATCTGCTAAAACTCTAACCTCTTGCCAACCACGCTTCACGGAAAGCGTGGTTTATTTTTGTATAAAAAGCGCCCCGTGATTGGGACGCTTCAACATACAATCCTTATGACTCAATCAATATAACCTTAATATTTTTTCTTATTATATATCCGATAGTATTCAGCGCATATAAGTAAAGTAAAGCTAACAAAATAAATCTTTATGGTTACAATGGACAATTCTATTCCCTCCACTTAATATTCTTTACTATTAAGTATCTTATTATTTTATTAAAATTACCTTTAGTTAGTATAAAAAACACCCGCAATTTCGCTGTTCGTTCATAAAAGAAAATCGCCCTATTCGGCCGATCAGTTAATTGCCTTTTAAAATGTATAACCTTTGTAACTCTTTATGATTCTTGGAGTATACTGACTGCGTAGGCCATTCGACTCGCCCACGGTTGCAGAATTCATATCGATTCCCCCCTGTATATAATCAAAGTGATAAGTTAAAACTAATTTATATTAAATAGTGATTGGAAGTGGCTCTTTTGAGTACTAATGTTATTATGTGGTCAATGTTTTTCACTCCTTGGTTATCTCTCTTTTTCATGAGGAAAGAAGAGGTAAAGCATTGGATGCCTGTTACCATGTTTGCCATAGTCTTGACTACTATAATTCACGACGTAGGTACTACATTAGGATTTTGGGCCACTCGGGTATCAATATTTCCTTTTTATCAATTGTTCCCTTACTTCTTCGGTACTATGCCAGTATTAACAATATGGGTTTTTAAGTTCACCTATGGAGATTTTAGGAAGTATTTTATATTCAATACAATTCTAGACATTGGGTTTAATTTTTTTCTGCTAAATTACTTTTTACCTAGTAGAGGTGTATTCGAGTTTAACCTATTGCCCTTTCTATCATTGCCAATCACTTTAATACATGCAGTAGTAATTTACGGCTATCAAATGTGGCAGGATGATGTTCTCTTTGATGCTAGGCATATTATCGATAACAATATACAACCTGCTGCAGCAAAACCTCTTTCTACTCAACAAGTGGATGAGGATCTCGACTAGGAAATTCTATTGTTTCCATTTCCCTAGTAAGGAGCAATTTACATGACCTTCTTCTATGCTCGATTTGTAATAGTTTGGGCTTGTTGGCTACTATTTGCCGATAAAAAACGTTGGAAAGAAATATTCCCCGTTTGCATTTTTGCATCATTTTTGAGTTTAATTTCAGACCAAATTGTCTATTTCTATATAACTTATTGGGAATATTACGGAATTGAGCCTACTATTATAAGAATCCTCATGGATGATTTTGGGGTTTATATAGTTGTTACCTATCTTTTTATTCAATGTCTGCCTCAAAAACAGACGTTCTTTCGTATGTTCTCTTATTGGTTTGCTTGGACAGCCTTAGCTATTACTATAGAATATGTCCATTTGATAACTGGGCACATGGCACATTATAACGGATGGTCCTTATGGCATTCTTATGTATCTGATTGGATATTGTATTGGATTTTTTATCAGTATCATAAGATTTTTCAACTAGAAAAATTATCTAAATAGTGCAATCTCGTCTAAGAAAGGAATGATTCTATGGCGATAGATGGAAAGAATCTTCTTTATTTTTTTTGAATAGTAACGACGTTGAGTATATTCTTATTTATTCCTAAAGATAAGGTTCGCTTAGCTAAATACTAGATATGGTAGTTCACTATGTCAATTCCCATTTTCTCAGGAACTAATCTCATTGCATTTCCGATATTTTCCGACAAAATAGTTTACTTTTTCGCAAAATGCGATATAATATACCTTAAAAATGACTGAGAGGTAAAATGTAAATGGATATTTCACATTTTGAACATACATACAAAGAAAAAGCTCAAACTATGTTAATTGCATATGACATTTCAAATAAAGACTTCACCGACTTTGTAATAATTAAAAACGTAATTGAAAACGAATTAGGTTGTGTTCCTATACAACAATCCTCATGGGTTGGAAATATTCAGCAAGAGCCAGACGAAGTTGTTAATAAATTACTAAACACAATAGAATCTAATCATGTTGTGGATACTAGGAATCGTCTATTTGTTGGAGTACTCTCAGAAAATGCGACTTGGTATAATGAACAATGCAACCATTAAATGCTAAAAATATCATTCTCCCAATTTAAGCTCTCTTTTAGAGAGCTTTCTTTTTTTATCTTCCCGTCTAGAAATAGCCCAATCGCCCTTACTCATTATACTTACATTGACTTCATCATCCCATTTGAGGCTAATGTATTTTAAGGTTAAATAAGGAATAAACGTAACATGTTGCTATCACCATACATAAAATATAACAAACCTAAAAATATTGGAGGTATAATAATGGGATCCTACAAATCAAGAGGTAACTGTATGCCTAGATGTGATTGTATGCCAAGTTGTGAGCCTATGCCTATGTGTGAGCCTATGTGTGAGCCCATGCCTAGGTGTGAAAGAAGGTGCATTGGAACTCATACCACTACACACAGAATTTATCAAAACTGTTCTTACGATATTTCCAAAGTATGTTCTTGCTGCGGCAATGAGTATGATGAACGCCGTTATGACGCATGTCCAATGTGTGGCGCACCAACTTACGGTGCTGTTTCAATGGATGATCCTATGGACGATCCTATGGACGATCCGCCTCGATTCGGAGGGTTCGGAGGGTTCGGCAGAGGTGGATTTGGTAGAAGTAGATTTGGTGGATTTGGTGGATTTGGTGGGTTCGGTGGGTTCGGTGGGTTCGGTGGGTTCGGTAGACGTAGATTCGGATTCGGATTTTTCCCATTCTTCCCATTCTTCCCTTTCTTCCCTTTCCGTCACCATCGACGGTTTTGAAAAAGAATAATTTATTTAAGGCCATTGGAACTTAATGTTTCAACTAGATGACTACTGGAAGAATTACCTAAAATATAATTATCTTACGTGGCTTTAAGTATGGCTGTTCTTTTAGAGCAGCCATTTTAAATTTATATCACCCTTATCTCAATTTCTGCCGGAAACAGACTCCACATTATGTCCCTCCCTTACGCTATATAAAAATGAATAGATAAACATCTTTACATTTAATAAAAAACTAGGGGAAAACTACTATTAGGAGGTGATTTCATGGATAAAAAAACTATAATTGATGGCTCATATACACGTTATAGAATGCCTAGTGAAGGCGGTCTTGCAAAGGACCTAGCAAATGGGGATATTGAAAAAGAAGTAACTAATAAAACGAGTCCTAAAAGCGTTACAGAATCCTACGTCTTCGAACATAATTCTGTAGAGTGATTGTAATAAGGTCAGTCTTATGACTGGCCTTTTAATTATTTAAATCCCGCCCTTACATTTTACTTACCACGTCCCCGCTGCATGAGCTTTTCTGCTTTCTTACTGCTACGCTGCCGAGGCTTACTTAAAAAGGGATTTCTTCTTCAGGGAATATCGCTGTACCAAATTGAGTCGGATCGGCTGGATCTTTCTTCTCAGGTGATGTAGATGCCTTGCTATCCATGAACTCAACATTTTGAGCAACAACGTCGGCAGCTCTCCTTTTTTACTCCGTCCTTTTCATAGTCCTGAATCTGTAACCTCCCTTCTACTAGAACCCGACGCCCCTTAGTAAGGTTATTGCCACAAATATCGCCTAGTTTTTCCCAGGAAATAACGGGTATGAAGTCAGCTCTTTTGCGATCTCCATAGCCTGTATCTACGTCTACAGTGAAACTACAAACTGCTTTACCTATTTGGGTATATTTACCTCTGGAGCATGGGTTAAACCACCGACTATATTTTCTTTACATAGACATATCTCTCGTCGCCTGCAAGTTATAAGTAACCATCTAACTCTTTTTAGAAATCTTATAACATCACATAATATTGTTGGTTATTTCTCAAATCCCAGAATTACATTGCAGTTATTGGATAAAATAAAGTGTAAGGAGGTTAGGACATGCAAAATCCTGAAATGATAGCTGCGACAAAAAGTGTGCTCTGGGACCAACTTTATACATCCTGGATAACCACAGAACTTTTTTCTTTCACATGGTGGTTTACTATACTTTTTCTTTTTTCCAGTTATTTCATCTGGTGGAAGTTACTTGATAAATCAAAACTGATAGAACTGCTCCTATTTGGCTCATTACTAGCAGTGATGTCGGCTGTTGTTGACACAATTGCTGACAACTTGTTACTTTGGCAGTACTTAGTGAGGATTTTCCCCTTTACACCTGGCTTTTTCCCGTTTCATTTAACACTTGCCCCCATCCTCCTTATGATTGTCTACCAGTATTCAGATACTTGGTCTAAATATCTTATTGGCACAGTGTTCGCGGGAGCTATCTATTGTTTTGTTATTGCACCTCTATTTGTTGCCATAGGCGAGGTACGACTCTTAAACTGGAATCATGGTTATACCTTTATTACCTTTATAACCCGTGCCATGATAGCTCGATGGATAGTTATTCTTTGCAAACACATTCAATGTACATACGAAGGGCAATCGGAATCTTCACACCGATTTACTCCAATCTTTCAACCTACAGCAAAACCTATGGCTAACAAGAAAGATGACAAAGAAGATCGGCTTGATAAATGAATAAAGGATAGATTACAAACGCCTTATTGACCGCCAATTATATGGCGTGTTCTTTCAACACCTTTCATGTGATAATTTATATAAGCGGACAACATTCTTTTCGTTCACACCCCCACTTGCCTATCCACTAGACGGGCATCCTTTTTTAAAATTGATAGTATCATTAAATAATGATTTTTTACCGATTGGATTTATGATACTAAAGCGAATATTTTCAAATTGCCCCACTACACTGCTTGTACATAATTTAGGCACCGGAATTACCCGGTTACTCATACTCAGCATTAATCCTCAGGCGTTCCTCAACTGACAGTAAGTTCCAGGCATTCCATGCATGGCGATAAAACTCACGCAGTATCTTTTCCTTCTCCGCTTCTGTCATAGGAGGAGGAGCAACTACATGAACGACAGTATTGCCTAGATGATATGTTGCATCATATTTCCGTTCCATAGAACCATCACCTCGACTATATATATGAGGATGATCCCGGGGGACGACCCTAGAAACTGGTCTTTATGATCACTCCTTTCGATTTTTTTAGTTCATGTTTATATGCACTAATATTTCTTCGCCGTCTTAGCCAGTACGAAATCGGCAGCGGATTGTACGAGACTTGGGAACTAGCGGAACACTTTAATATCACAGAAGAGTTTGCGACTTTTCGGAATGAAAAAATATTATAAAAGACACAGCACTATTCCATTACTAGAATGGATGGGCTGTGTCTTTTATAATATGTTTTTACAAACGTTTGCCTTTGTTTATATTACCCTTTATCTAATCTAATCTCTGTAATATCGCCCATAAACATACAAACTCCTGCAAATATTCTCTTAAGAATCCTTGCAAGAGTTTTTCACTATTATAAATGATACAGTTCTGCGTATCACCTCTAACGGCGAATTATACTTTATGACTCAAGCTATCATCAGTTGTAAGAGTATTTTCATAGTAACGCCAAAGCATTTTCCAAATCAGCAATAATATCCCTAACACACTCCAAGCCTACAGAAATACGAATCATATTTTCTGTTAGGCCAAACTCTTCTAGTTTTTCTTGGGGATAGCCCCGGTGGGTCATAGATGCCGGATGCTCTATCAGACTTTCGCAGTCCCCTAAACTGACGGCAATTTGCAGAAGCTTTACGCCATTTAAAACCTTCTTGGCTTCTTCTATACCGCCGATAACCTCAAAGGTAATCATACCACCGAAGCCGTCCATCTGCTCTTTAGCTACTTGGTAACCCAGAAAGCTTTCTAATCCTGGGTACATGACCCTGGAAACTTAGCGATTTCCATGGCATTGGCCTCATGCCGTCTCATACGCAGACCTAAAGTCTTCAAGCCTCTCAATAACAGCCAAGCATTAAAAGGGCTCATAACACCGCCAAATTCACACATATACTCAAACTTTAGGCTTACTATATAATCCATATCATTAGATACGACTACTCCACCAATCACATCACCATGTCCGCAGATATACTTAGTGGCACTGTGAATCACCACATCCACCCCAAAAGTTAGTGGCCTCTGGAAATAAGGAGAGGCAAACGTATTATCCACCACTACTTTCACTCCATGCTTTTTGGCAATGCCCACCACCCTTTTTATATCTACAATGGTTAAGTTGGGGTTACATGGCGTTTCAAAGTAAATCACCTTAGTCTTTTCATCAATTAAGGCTTCCAAATTCTCTAGTTTGCTTAAATCAGTAACTTTGTGGCTAATATTATACTTTGGTAGCACTTTTTTCAGCACATTAAAAGTAGAGCCGTACACCGTGCGATTAACGATGACATTATCCCCTGCCCGTAGTAGGGAAAATAATACCGAGCTAATGGCTGCCATACCAGAGGCAAAAGCCACGGCTCCATTCCCCTCTTCTAGAGCTGTTATCTTATTTTCAAACAGCCGCAGGGTCGGGTTATTCCCTCTGGTGTACACATAGTCATCACTTTCAAATGACATCACCCGCTCCACATGATTTAAATCCTCAAATACAAAAGTGGATGTTTGAAAAATTGGAGGATTTAATGCATAGCTAGGATTTTCTCCATCATTGCCTGCATGAATCGCATTGGTATCAAAATGGTATTTCTTGTTTATATCCATTTTCTTTTCTTCCCGCTTTACAATAAATTTTCCATAAACAATAGGAAAGCACTGACCTCTATAGTCGGTGCTTTCCTATGCCCCTTTATTATGTTCCTTTACAATGGCTTATAGGTACTCAAATAAACCTTGCTGGTATTCAACTTTATAATATTACTTTATAGCGATAGCTTCTATCTCACAAAGAACTCCCTTGGGAAGTTCTTTTACAGCCACACAGCTTCTGGAAGGTTTAGAAATAAAATATTTTGCATATACCTCATTAAATGCAGCAAAATCGGCCATATCTGCCAGAAAGCAGGTGGTTTTTAATACTTTCTCATAGCTACTTCCTGCTGCTTTCAAAATAGCACCTACATTTTTGCTGCTCTGCTCCGCCTGTGCCTTAATTCCTTCCGGAACACTGCCGGTAACAGGATCAACCGGAATCTGGCCGGAGCTAAATACAAAACCATTCGCTTCATAACCTTGAGAATAAGGTCCGATCGCTCCAGGTGCATTTGTGGTATTGATTACATTCATAATATTTCCTCCTAGTATTATACTGTGTAATCCGAAAATGCCGAATCTTGTTTACTAAAACATTTTTCCTCAATCCATTTCTTCCCATTTACAAACCGTTCAACAATCATGGCGGAGCTTACATGTACGGTAACATTAATTGCAGTGGCAGGGGCGTCAGTAATTGTACCGATTAAGACCATGACCGGTATGGATACGGCCGGGAAGCCAAACATGGAGATGATAAACAATTCTCCCACGTAACCGCCTGCCGGAATAGCCCCCATAACCATAGAAGCCAGCGTCGCACATATAATTGTTTTAAGTATAATCGCCGGATCCATAAAATTTATACCAAAGACGCTGCACATAAAGGCAATCTTCAGTACTGTAATTAAACATGCGCCATCTTTCTGCAAGTTTGTTCCTAAGGGAATTACCAAATCCCCTACTTCTTTAGAAATACCGCATTTAGAGGCAAATGTAAAATTGACCGGCATGGAAGCTGCAGAAGAACATGTTCCAAGAGCCGTTAATGTTGGAGGTAAACAATATCTGAAATAGCGCCTTACACCTTCTGCTCCGCCGCCAATATACGAAAACAAAATACTGGACAAAATAAAATAAACAATTGCAGCAACAAAATATATGATCAGGGCTTTGGCTAGAGAACCGGTAAATTCACTTCCGTACTCTCCTACCAGCGTTGCAAAAAGTGCACCCAATCCCAAAGGAGCAATCTTCATTACATATCCGACCACTTTCATGATCAACTGAGTCCCTTCATCGAAGAAAGCAACCATATTCTTGCCTTTTTCCCCTAATGACAACAGCGCAGTACCGACCATCATACTGAACACGATCAGCGCCATCAGATTCTTGCGTGACCACAACAGCGAAAAATCATTTGCCGTAAACATAGCAAGAACATTGTTATTGCTCTTCAAATCCTTTACTTCCTCAGTCATATTAATAACAACGTCTTTACCCGGATCAAAGACAGCACATACGCCAACCATATATATCGAAGCAAACACCTGGGTAAGAAGAAAAATAGTCATCATCACTACCAATAAATTCTTTAATTTTTGCAAACTTTTCATATTGGCAATTGATGAAACCAGGCTGACAAAAATCATAGGAACCACGACGCAGTACAACAAATTTAAAAATAAGTCTGCCAAAGGTTGCAATGCAGCAGCACCAGGTCCCCAAACTGCACCGATTATAGCGCCCGTAACCATACTACCCAACAGGAAAAATGATGATTTATTGTTTTTTAAAAATGACATTATAACCATCCCTCTCTGTAAATTAATTTCTAACTACAGTTTCCCGATAATATCAATTATGTTGGCAGTTGCCCGATGTACATATTTAGGATCTGTTGCCAGGTTTAGTCTTACAAATCCTTTAAAGTTTGCGCCAAACCATTCTCCGAAATCTACTGCCAGACGGCACTTGTCCTGAATAAAGGCTTTCGTATCTTCCGGCTTAATATATTTCCGCAGATCTAGAAGCAGCAGATATGTACCCTCCAAGGGAGTTACCACAATTTCAGGAGCTTTGTTATTTAGTTCCTCCTTTATATAACGGTAATTCGTTCTAATTATTTCCAACAAATTTTCCAGCCATTCTTCGCCATACGTATACGCAGCCTGCGTAGCTATAACCCCCATGACATTTACTTCTGACTGGTTTACCGTTTTTGCATATGCATCATATCTTTTTCGTAATTTTTCATCACAAATCACAATATGGTTGTGTAGCAAGGCAGCTAGGTTAAATGTCTTAGACGCTGCCGAGACAGTTATAAGATTGTCCAGGTACTTCCCGTCCCTTATAATTGCTGCCGGAATAAACTTTTTATCGCCAATGATAATGTCCTGATGAATTTCATCACTAACAACCAGTACATTATGCTTTTTACAAATACCCAGAATTCGATCTAGTTCATCTTCCGTCCATACTCGCCCCGCAGGATTATGCGGCGAACATTGAATAAATAACTTCACTTCATTTTCTACAATTGCATTTTCAACTGCAGCATAATCAATTGTAAAATAGCCATTATTATTAACCAAATCTACGGTAACCAGTTTTCTCCCGGTGTCTTTTACCGCATTATGAAATGGATAATATACGGGAGTAAAAATCATACAAGCTTCCCCCGGATTGGTAAAGGCATTTATCGTCCAGTACAATGTCGTTACAACACCAGAAGCAAATCGAACCCATTCTTTCTCGATTGGAAACCCATGGCGTTTTTCCATCCAATGCGAAAATGCCTTATAATAATCATCTGGAATATAGGAATATCCAAATACCCCATGTCTAGTGCGCTCTACCATTGCCTCAATGATTTTTTCACATGTTTTAAATTCCATGTCCGCTACCCACATAGAAAGTAAATCGGGATCACCAAAACGTACATCTAAAGCATCCCATTTTAACGAACTAGTCCCATAACGTTCTACCGAGTACTTCTTTACAAATTCATTTGTTGTCAAAAATAGCCCCTCCTTATTGTTTGTTAAGCAACTTAACTATATTTGTAATATATCATACAAATTCATCATATTCAAGCATAAATTTGTTATATTTTTCTATTTTTTTATTTTTTTAGTTAATCTGCTTAACTAAAAAAATAAACTGTTTTAATTGCTTCATTAAAAATAATTCTTGTCTAATTTTAATTACCTATGCTATACTTCATGTTAATATAGGGGGTTATAATATAAATGGAACGTCAATCAATACAAAAGGACTTAGAATCCCTTGATTCTTTATATAAAACTTTAAACGTACGTGCAGAAAAGTTATACGATTTTGTATACTACTTTAACAATTATATGCAGGAAGCTAAGGACTACGGAACCGGTAATCTCATCAGCATGCCAGAAGTTCATATCCTGACTTCAATTGAACACGAACCAGGAGTAACCATTTCTCAACTTGCAAAAAAACGTAACCGCACCCGCTCTGCCATATCCCAGACAGTAAAATCTCTAGAAAAAGCTGGATATATTTACAAAACGAAACAAGAAAACGACAATAAAAAATTGCTATTGTATCCTACTGAGCAAGGCAAGGCTTTATCAAGGGCTCATAAGCTTTATGATATTACTGATATCAGCAATACTACTGAGGCTCTGTTAAAAAAATGTACTATCGAAGATTTAGATACGTTTTATCGTGTTTTAGAGATCTACCTCGACCTTTTTCTGGAGAAATAGACGTTTTTGATACTAATTTCTGTTTCATGTTTACTAATAGACCGGTTATTTCTATCTGCCACACCTTCCGGCTTTAGGGATTACTTCTTCTATTAATAAACAGTATGCTTGCCTATCTTATTCATATACATCAAGCCCTGCAGGGATTTATATTAGAATCCTTGCAGGGCTTGTTTCGCGATTACCAATGATACGGTTCCCCCCCGATTAATCTTAAATGCCATACAATATTAAAATTCAGTAACTATTTACGGATAGATAGCTTAACCAACGACCCTTCCCCCTCCTTATAGAAAAAATATTTCTTCTAAAAAGAACAGTTTTTCCCTAAAATAAAACCGCGCCTATCCTCAAACTTTCCGAGGATAGGCGCGGTTATCATTTTTTACTACTCTACTGTTACTGACTTAGCCAAGTTTCTTGGTTTATCTACGTCACAACCACGAGTGATGGCAGCGTAGTATGCCGATAATTGAAGTGGGATGACTGCAAACATTGGAGCCAAGAATTTATCAGCTTGAGGGGATGAAGATAGTGGTACTGTATTGTTCAGGAAATTTACTACTCCTGGGACAATAAACCTGTTCCCTTTCTAGTTCCAACAGTTTACCGTCTTGATGGATCCCAGGACAATGCCTGCATAATAAATCGTATTGAGTCAGAAAACCCCTGTCGATAACTAAGAGCCATACTCGCTGCTTCCCTTTCATTATTTTTATCAGCTAACCTACTTAATGTGAGATGTAAATTCGAGGGCAGTGCTGCACGTAGTTCATCTTCATATTCTTTAGCCGCTATATTTGAATAATAATATTCGCTTGATATATTCTGCAACGGTATGTTAAGACTAACATCCTCCATAGAATCCATAGCACTTTCAAAAAGGTTTTCCCTTTTCACGATAATCCTCTCCTCACTATTAACTTATCCATGTATTCCCCTGTAATTGCATTTTGGATCAACATTACATCTCTCCCATTCGTATGGCGGGGAGGAATCTCCACCACACGCTAGTGTGCTGCTTTGGCAGCCACGGCTTCTTCTTCTCTTACCTTTTACTGATAACAATGTATCTCCCCCCATTTTCATACTGCATGAAGTTTCTTCTATCCGTATTTGCGGATAGAAGAAACCAGCAAACAGCTGTTTTGGGGGAAATTAAAAAGCGCATGCGAGGTCTATTCAACCTACACATGCGCTTTGCTTCATGATTGCATGCAGACGCAAAGCCTCTGCCAATAAACCACAATACTATTATCCCCGAACATACCTTCCCTTGTCTTCAAGGAAAGTTCACGGTATAATAAATTGTCGTCGTAGACAGCTAGCTGTTACGTGTAGGTGCTGGTTCACCTGCTCGTGCCTAGGAGTGCGT
This window encodes:
- a CDS encoding dicarboxylate/amino acid:cation symporter; its protein translation is MSFLKNNKSSFFLLGSMVTGAIIGAVWGPGAAALQPLADLFLNLLYCVVVPMIFVSLVSSIANMKSLQKLKNLLVVMMTIFLLTQVFASIYMVGVCAVFDPGKDVVINMTEEVKDLKSNNNVLAMFTANDFSLLWSRKNLMALIVFSMMVGTALLSLGEKGKNMVAFFDEGTQLIMKVVGYVMKIAPLGLGALFATLVGEYGSEFTGSLAKALIIYFVAAIVYFILSSILFSYIGGGAEGVRRYFRYCLPPTLTALGTCSSAASMPVNFTFASKCGISKEVGDLVIPLGTNLQKDGACLITVLKIAFMCSVFGINFMDPAIILKTIICATLASMVMGAIPAGGYVGELFIISMFGFPAVSIPVMVLIGTITDAPATAINVTVHVSSAMIVERFVNGKKWIEEKCFSKQDSAFSDYTV
- a CDS encoding CBO0543 family protein — protein: MQNPEMIAATKSVLWDQLYTSWITTELFSFTWWFTILFLFSSYFIWWKLLDKSKLIELLLFGSLLAVMSAVVDTIADNLLLWQYLVRIFPFTPGFFPFHLTLAPILLMIVYQYSDTWSKYLIGTVFAGAIYCFVIAPLFVAIGEVRLLNWNHGYTFITFITRAMIARWIVILCKHIQCTYEGQSESSHRFTPIFQPTAKPMANKKDDKEDRLDK
- a CDS encoding MarR family winged helix-turn-helix transcriptional regulator, whose translation is MERQSIQKDLESLDSLYKTLNVRAEKLYDFVYYFNNYMQEAKDYGTGNLISMPEVHILTSIEHEPGVTISQLAKKRNRTRSAISQTVKSLEKAGYIYKTKQENDNKKLLLYPTEQGKALSRAHKLYDITDISNTTEALLKKCTIEDLDTFYRVLEIYLDLFLEK
- a CDS encoding RidA family protein; the encoded protein is MNVINTTNAPGAIGPYSQGYEANGFVFSSGQIPVDPVTGSVPEGIKAQAEQSSKNVGAILKAAGSSYEKVLKTTCFLADMADFAAFNEVYAKYFISKPSRSCVAVKELPKGVLCEIEAIAIK
- a CDS encoding MalY/PatB family protein — encoded protein: MTTNEFVKKYSVERYGTSSLKWDALDVRFGDPDLLSMWVADMEFKTCEKIIEAMVERTRHGVFGYSYIPDDYYKAFSHWMEKRHGFPIEKEWVRFASGVVTTLYWTINAFTNPGEACMIFTPVYYPFHNAVKDTGRKLVTVDLVNNNGYFTIDYAAVENAIVENEVKLFIQCSPHNPAGRVWTEDELDRILGICKKHNVLVVSDEIHQDIIIGDKKFIPAAIIRDGKYLDNLITVSAASKTFNLAALLHNHIVICDEKLRKRYDAYAKTVNQSEVNVMGVIATQAAYTYGEEWLENLLEIIRTNYRYIKEELNNKAPEIVVTPLEGTYLLLLDLRKYIKPEDTKAFIQDKCRLAVDFGEWFGANFKGFVRLNLATDPKYVHRATANIIDIIGKL
- a CDS encoding CBO0543 family protein translates to MTFFYARFVIVWACWLLFADKKRWKEIFPVCIFASFLSLISDQIVYFYITYWEYYGIEPTIIRILMDDFGVYIVVTYLFIQCLPQKQTFFRMFSYWFAWTALAITIEYVHLITGHMAHYNGWSLWHSYVSDWILYWIFYQYHKIFQLEKLSK